A genome region from Cutaneotrichosporon cavernicola HIS019 DNA, chromosome: 5 includes the following:
- the rex2 gene encoding uncharacterized protein (EXOIII), producing MAKQLTYDDGPMVWVDCEMTGLDVANDRIIEIAVIITDGHLNPVDEGVSWVIQTPKEVLDAMGEWCTDQHRKSGLTAACLASPHTYDEVAANVLAYIQKWIPKKGAGLLAGSSVHADMRFLLVGMPQVMQHLSYRIVDVSSVKEIARRWYPTLSKQEKKARKTESSHRINELRFYQTNIFVPLEQGGPTSGSPRKEPLKTAI from the exons ATGGCTAAGCAGCTAACCTACGACGACGGCCCGATGGTCTGG gtgGACTGCGAGATGAcgggcctcgacgtcgcgaACGACCGCATCATCGAGATCGCCGTCATCATCACCGACGGGCACCTGAAccccgtcgacgagggtgtTAGCTGGGTCATCCAGACGCCCAAGGAGGTCTTGGACGC CATGGGCGAGTGGTGCACAGATCAGCACCGCAAGTCGGGGCTCACCGCGGCTTGCCTCGCGAGTCCGCACACgtacgacgaggtggcCGCCAACGTACTCGCGTACATCCAGAAATGGATTCCCAAGAAGGGCGCCGGATTATTGGCAGGGAGCAGTGTGCACGCCGACATGAG atTCCTCTTGGTTGGCATGCCGCAAGTCATGCAGCACCTGTCGTACCGCATTGTCGACGTGTCCTCCGTCAAA GAAATCGCACGGCGGTGGTATCCCACGCTCAGTAagcaggagaagaaggcgcgcAAGACAGAGTCGTCGCACCG CATCAACGAGCTCCGCTTTTACCAGACCAACATCTTTGTGCCTCTCGAGCAGGGCGGCCCCACGAGCGGCAGCCCTCGCAAAGAGCCTCTCAAGACCGCAATCTAA
- a CDS encoding uncharacterized protein (Protein of unknown function (DUF563)) has translation MVLRDCTHLTPAWFTLVCAGSTRGAWREGLSSIAHHGVYGDGYVVYKSQHGQNFVRFPEGWLSTGLTAQFTSNPGRKVVNEPDVVTAIGRLLRTRGNGESLAHWSGIYPTFEGNLHRLIDFMWRNVSALEGPHDGAIMNHRFAGPGTLVLGFLPTTRI, from the exons ATGGTGTTGCGTGACTGCACGCACCTCACACCAGCGTGGTTCACGCT CGTTTGCGCAGGAAGTACACGCGGGGCCTGGCGTGAGGGCCTGTCCTCTATCGCGCATCACGGCGTTTACGGTGACGGATACGTGGTGTACAAGAGCCAGCATGGGCAGAACTTCGTACGGTTCCCAGAGGGCTGGCTGAG CACTGGCCTGACCGCGCAGTTCACGTCGAATCCGGGGCGGAAAGTGGTCAACGAACCAGATGTTGTCACAGCCATCGGTCGCCTCCTCCGGACCAGGGGGAACGGCGAGAGTCTTGCGCACTGGTCGGGCATCTATCCAACGTTTGAGGGCAACTTGCACCGCTTGATCGACTTTATGTGGCGTAACGtctccgccctcgaggGACCGCACGACGGCGCAATCATGAATCACCGCTTCGCCGGCCCAGGAACGCTCGTGCTCGGGTTCCTCCCTACGACGCGCATATGA
- the sgt2 gene encoding uncharacterized protein (TPR repeat) encodes MADARKKQLAFNIIDFLRTSQRDGTVKEDESESLDIAIEVISSAFGVDLESADDVAQYSIKPASLLSLLDVLAKTKSKATSTGAGAGAAPAAPAASGPTEEDKTKADALKTKGNGLMSQKEYNQAIQQYTEAIKLNPNPVYYSNRAAAYGALNQHDKAVEDAARAIDLDPQFAKGYSRLGHAQFSLGEFQKAIDAYEAGLKLDPANNNMKSSLATAKLRLGEQAPATERSASPSAPAAGGGMPDLSSLASMLGGAGGGAGGAGGMPDLSEMMRNPQMMAMAQQMMANGGLERLMSNPNIRQMAENMQSGGGMPDFNQLASDPALREMAQQFMGGQGGAGGR; translated from the exons ATGGCTGACGCTCGCAAGAAGCAGCTCGCTTTCAACAT CATCGACTTCCTTCGCACCTCCCAACGCGATGGGAccgtcaaggaggacgagagcgagagtCTGGATATTGCTA TCGAGGtcatctcgtcggcgtTTGGTGTCGACCTGGAGTctgccgacgacgttgcTCAATATTCGATCAAGCCCGCGTCCCTCCTgtcgctcctcgacgtgctcgcCAAGACGAAGAGCAAGGCTACCAGcactggcgctggcgctggtgcGGCACCCGCTGCTCCAGCAGCCAGCGGCCCAACTGAAGAGGAcaagaccaaggccgacgcTCTCAAGACCAAGGGCAATGGCCTGATGTCGCAGAAGGAGTACAACCAGGCCATCCAGCAGTACACCGAGGCCATCAAGTTGAATCCCAACCCTGTGTACTACTCGAACCGCGCCGCGGCATACGGCGCTCTCAACCAGCACGAcaaggcggtcgaggacgctgCACGCGCAatcgacctcgaccccCAGTTTGCCAAGGGCTACTCGCGTCTTGG CCATGCCCAGTTCTCGCTCGGAGAGTTCCAGAAGGCCATTGACGCGTACGAGGCCGGATTGAAGCTCGACCCGGCGAACAACAACATGAAGagctcgctcgccaccgccaagttgcgcctcggcgagcaggCCCCGGCTACGGagcgctcggcctcgcccaGCGCTCCCGCTGCTGGTGGCGGTATGCCAGACTTGTCGTCGCTCGCGAGCAtgctcggcggcgccggcggtggcgccggTGGTGCTGGTGGCATGCCCGACCTCTCAGAGATGATGCGCAACCCGCAGATGATGGCCAT ggcGCAGCAGATGATGGCGAACGGTGGCCTCGAGAGACTCATGTCCAACCCGAACATCCGCCAGATGGCGGAGAACATGcagagcggcggcggcatgCCCGACTTTAATCAGCTTGCGTCGGACCCCGCACtgcgcgagatggcgcaGCAGTTCATGGGCGGACAaggcggcgctggtgggCGCTAG
- the SNF4 gene encoding uncharacterized protein (Domain in cystathionine beta-synthase and other proteins) — MPSVSRTGRRSSQSAGASVVRRPSRATHPPVAPSKPLSHQEALEALRAFLKERSSYDVLPVSFRLIVLDSQLKVKKALDVMLLYGVVSAPLWNTATAKFAGMFTVQDVIHLIQYYYHTSSWEGAAADVEQFRLQSLRDIERELHVPPPPLLYIHPLRPLLDACKYLIQTHARRLPLIDEDSQTNGDVVISVLTQYRVLKFIAMNCRDITQYLTAGVQELGIGSYVKDVTPERPFGPIATATMQTAVFDVVHMFSELGISAVPIVDDEGKVLNLYETVDVITLVRLGAYQSLDFTIAQALKQRSHDFPGVVTCHPNDSLGAIFSLIKIRRVHRLVVVAGANDPQPGKLVGVISLSDIMRHLINETGPIRERMPPHEEGDESAIAGVN, encoded by the exons ATGCCCTCAGTATCCAGGACTGGGCGGCGTTCCTCCCAGTCCGCTGGAGCTTCGGTCGTCCGTCGCCCATCCCGTGCGACCCACCCACCAGTCGCGCCCTCGAAACCCCTGTCCCACCAGGAGGCGTTAGAAGCGCTTCGCGCGTTCCTCAAGGAGCGTTCCTCCTACGATGTCCTCCCCGTCAGCTTCCGTCTCATTGTTCTCGACAGCCAACTCAAGGTTAAGAAGGCGCTTGACGTCATGTTACTCTACG GCGTTGTCTCGGCGCCGCTGTGGAACACGGCGACGGCCAAGTTTGCCGGCATGTTCACGGTTCAGGACGTTATACACCTGATCCAATACTACTATCACACGTCGAGCTGGGAGGGCGCGgctgccgacgtcgagcagTTCAGGCTCCAGAGCCTCAGAG ATATCGAACGGGAGCTACACGttccaccgccgccgctcctGTACATCCACCCTCTGCGCCCTCTGCTTGACGCTTGCAAATACCTGATTCAGACGCACGCCCGCCGCCTGCCGTTGATCGACGAGGATTCGCAAACCAACGGAGACGTTGTCATCAGCGTTTTGACGCAGTACCGTGTCCTCAAGTTCATCGCCATGAAC TGCCGCGACATCACCCAGTACCTGACGGCCGGTGTACAGGAGCTCGGTATAGGGTCGTACGTCAAGGACGTGACCCCCGAGCGGCCGTTCGGCCCGatcgcgacggcgaccaTGCAGACCGCGGTGTTTGACGTCGTGCATATGTTCTCAGAGTTGGGAATCAGCGCAGTGCCCAtcgttgacgacgagggcaaggtATTGAACCTGTACGAGACGGTCGACGTTATT ACTCTTGTCCGTCTCGGCGCGTACCAGTCTCTTGACTTCACCATTGCCCAGGCTCTCAAACAGCGCTCCCACGATTTCCCTGGCGTGGTAACTTGTCACCCAAATGACTCGCTTGGAGCCATCTTCTCACTGATCAAGATCCGCCGCGTCCACCGCCTAGTCGTGGTGGCGGGCGCCAACGATCCCCAACCCGGGAAGCTGGTGGGCGTCATCAGCTTGAGCGATATTATGCGTCACCTCATT AACGAGACTGGTCCTATCCGAGAGCGCATGCCACCAcacgaggagggcgacgagtcGGCCATCGCTGGAGTCAATTGA
- the CBC2 gene encoding uncharacterized protein (Nuclear cap-binding protein subunit 2), with protein sequence MSHVVASLDLPSSYKDSQSEHDLFSTCAKPEEGGGIKRVIMGLDRHQKTPCGFAFVEYYLHSEAVACLRYISGTKLDERIIRCDLDPGYKEGRQFGRGKSGGQVRDEFRQEYDSGRGGWGHQRLELERRQQEQDRLRQQVQFDTYAAIGGLGQAGADVPSGEAADRSKRARSEDDRHDEDDGKRFRGERDEE encoded by the exons ATGTCGCACGTTGTGGCTTCACTAGATCTCCCATCCAGTTACAAGGACAGTCAGTCCGAG CACGACC tgTTCTCAACATGCGCGAAGCCAGAGGAAGGTGGCGGCATCAAGCG TGTTATCATGGGCCTTGACCGCCACCAGAA GACACCCTGTGGCTTCGCTTTTGTCGAGTACTACCTTCACTCGGAGGCCGTGGCCTGCCTGCGTTACATCTCAGgcaccaagctcgacgaACGTATCATCCGCTGTGACCTCGATCCAGGATACAAGGAGGGTCGTCAGTTTGGGCGAGGCAAGAGCGGTGGCCAGGTGCGGGACGAGTTCCGCCAGGAATACGACAGTGGGcgtggaggatggggaCACCaacgcctcgagctcgaacGCCGgcagcaggagcaggaccGCCTGCGCCAGCAGGTGCAGTTCGACACGTACGCGGCCATCGGCGGTCTCGGACAAGCTGGCGCCGACGTGCCGTCAGGTGAGGCGGCCGATCGCTCGAAGCGCGCGCGTAGCGAGGACGATCGCCacgatgaggatgatgggAAACGGTTCCGGGGCGAGCGTGATGAAGAGTGA